A single genomic interval of Labeo rohita strain BAU-BD-2019 chromosome 13, IGBB_LRoh.1.0, whole genome shotgun sequence harbors:
- the tysnd1 gene encoding peroxisomal leader peptide-processing protease, with protein sequence MKNVEETCCVVTVSEKPLILTSGSQNKEMSGSGVFLNYQSGIVVCSGSLFSRFINDKQFMKKHAKILHSERFAKKIKVNVDYIHVCTNQSCETDRGNANRQEAQLLMMINCVEFQDAFLKIFQGADNWGFHSGNLDTEVLEDSRFLSWFALLKVPTSSTCTCKETIPWVKSGSLKKGCPVMACGSPFGGLCPDLFMNTISKGVVSNLAGDENALILTDARCLPGTEGGGVFVSKGGRSYLLGLIVSPLCWKSDEWIGLTLVCSVHLILKNMLQAGVIQESLIEKSSQLITGSLQAPLTANRKPSSEFYPGVALIESGQLWGSGVLLNQNLVLTCRHVVNENTLVTVRVNNGGRFRTVYGKVLYSSAPSSPYDIAVVELQEPLADSVKTQFTTYFHPGEDVFVVGYGALGRSCGPSLTSGILSRVITHQSRPVMLQTTCAVQSGASGGAVVRSATGELLGIVSSNTRDFAAKVTYPHLNFSIPVTVLEPLLRRFSQTGDAAVFKVLDSAEDDIKKIWRLQSIQSKL encoded by the exons ATGAAGAATGTGGAAGAAACATGCTGTGTTGTCACAGTATCCGAGAAGCCACTCATTCTCACATCTGGATCTCAGAATAAAGAAATGAGCGGTAGTGGAGTGTTTCTGAATTACCAGTCTGGGATTGTAGTCTGCAGTGGCAGTTTGTTCTCACGCTTTATCAATGATAAACAGTTCATGAAGAAACACGCGAAAATACTGCATTCTGAAAGGTTCGCTAAAAAGATAAAAGTGAATGTAGATTACATTCACGTTTGCACCAACCAGTCGTGTGAAACGGACAGAGGCAATGCGAACCGTCAAGAGGCTCAGCTGTTAATGATGATCAATTGTGTGGAGTTTCAAGATGCTTTTCTTAAGATCTTCCAGGGGGCTGATAACTGGGGGTTTCATAGTGGCAATTTGGATACTGAAGTTCTGGAAGACTCCAGGTTTTTAAGTTGGTTTGCACTTTTAAAAGTGCCCACTTCTTCCACGTGCACCTGTAAGGAAACTATTCCATGGGTGAAGAGTGGCAGTCTTAAAAAAGGATGTCCTGTCATGGCTTGTGGGTCTCCATTTGGTGGTCTCTGTCCAGACCTCTTTATGAACACAATTAGTAAAGGTGTAGTAAGTAATCTGGCAGGAGATGAGAATGCCCTGATCCTGACTGATGCACGTTGCTTGCCTGGCACTGAAGGAGGCGGTGTGTTTGTAAGCAAAGGTGGCAGATCTTACCTTTTGGGTTTGATCGTTTCACCTCTGTGCTGGAAATCGGATGAATGGATCGGGCTGACACTTGTGTGCTCGGTTCACCTGATTCTGAAAAACATGCTACAGGCTGGAGTCATCCAGGAGTCACTGATAGAAAAGTCATCTCAGTTAATCACTGGCTCTCTTCAAGCTCCATTAACTGCAAACCGAAAGCCAAGCTCTGAATTTTACCCTGGAGTTGCGCTGATCGAGTCTGGCCAGCTGTGGGGTTCTGGTGTGCTGCTAAACCAGAATCTGGTTCTCACCTGCAGGCATGTGGTGAATGAAAACACTTTGGTTACAGTCAGAGTCAACAATGGAGGAAG ATTTCGTACAGTATATGGTAAGGTGCTGTATTCATCAGCACCATCATCTCCCTATGATATCGCTGTGGTGGAGCTTCAGGAGCCCCTCGCAGACTCAGTAAAAACACAGTTTACCACATACTTTCACCCAG GTGAGGATGTGTTTGTTGTGGGTTATGGAGCTTTAGGGAGAAGCTGTGGCCCCTCGTTGACCTCAGGGATTTTATCCAGAGTTATTACCCATCAGTCAAGGCCTGTGATGCTGCAGACTACATGTGCAGTGCAGTCTGGAGCCAGCGGTGGAGCTGTGGTTCGATCTGCCACTGGGGAACTTTTAG GTATCGTGTCAAGCAACACAAGAGACTTTGCAGCAAAAGTGACATATCCCCACCTGAACTTCAGCATCCCAGTGACTGTTCTAGAGCCCCTGCTGAGACGTTTTTCTCAAACTGGAGATGCTGCTGTGTTTAAGGTCTTAGACAGTGCAGAGGATGATATCAAGAAGATATGGAGACTACAAAGCATTCAAAGCAAGCTTTGA